A stretch of Syntrophaceae bacterium DNA encodes these proteins:
- a CDS encoding 2-dehydropantoate 2-reductase yields the protein MRIAVMGLGGVGGVFGARLAEAYAGKGEHEVVFFARGVHLEAIRKDGLTLAAVDGTFTVRPDLATDRPEEAGTLDLVLFCVKGYSLEAAAVQLRGALREKAAIVPLLNGVDIADRLKVILPTANVLEGLVYVSAFVEGPGKIKQVSPAHQIVFGPRDGNIEPFRPIEALFKNALVNAMLTDQPLVPLWTKYIFICPSAGLTALTKKTFGEIMEDPESRALLKGLMEEVEAVARAKGVALPGDIVEASLAKVAGFPPATKTSLQLDFEKGNPTEIELFNGYIVRAGKELGIPTLLNEKVYRGLTG from the coding sequence ATGAGAATCGCAGTGATGGGATTGGGAGGCGTCGGGGGCGTCTTCGGCGCGAGACTGGCTGAAGCATACGCCGGAAAGGGAGAACACGAGGTCGTCTTCTTCGCCCGGGGGGTCCATCTGGAGGCGATCAGGAAGGATGGGCTGACCCTGGCCGCTGTGGACGGGACCTTCACAGTCCGGCCGGATCTGGCGACGGACCGACCCGAAGAGGCGGGAACGCTGGACCTGGTTCTCTTCTGCGTCAAGGGCTATTCGCTGGAGGCGGCCGCTGTCCAGCTCAGAGGCGCCTTGCGGGAGAAAGCGGCGATCGTGCCGCTCCTCAACGGCGTGGACATCGCCGACCGGCTCAAGGTGATTCTGCCGACGGCCAATGTCCTGGAAGGCCTCGTATACGTTTCCGCCTTTGTCGAGGGTCCGGGAAAGATCAAACAGGTCAGCCCGGCTCACCAGATTGTCTTCGGACCCCGGGACGGGAATATTGAGCCCTTCCGGCCGATCGAGGCGCTGTTCAAGAACGCCCTTGTCAACGCGATGCTGACGGACCAGCCGCTGGTCCCCCTCTGGACGAAGTACATCTTCATCTGCCCCTCCGCGGGCCTCACGGCGCTCACGAAGAAGACCTTCGGGGAAATCATGGAGGACCCGGAGAGCCGGGCGCTCCTGAAGGGACTCATGGAGGAGGTGGAGGCCGTCGCCCGGGCGAAGGGCGTCGCCCTCCCGGGAGACATCGTGGAGGCGTCCCTCGCCAAGGTGGCCGGCTTTCCCCCGGCGACGAAGACGTCCCTGCAGCTGGACTTCGAAAAAGGAAATCCGACGGAAATCGAGCTGTTCAACGGCTACATCGTCCGGGCGGGAAAAGAGCTTGGGATCCCCACTCTGCTGAATGAAAAAGTGTACAGGGGATTGACGGGCTAA
- a CDS encoding alpha/beta hydrolase, translating into MDPFGITDAFQSVEGSWRRNSRELNVRILDLIADLQRTSMEEAVRIAGVFPQGPPDEGKPGECLLETVRQNTETARKIHGHCTAWLRDMVARGPGLSARERDRAAFWIRQVIQILSPANFFWTNPAAVLRCLNSEGGSLRRGVLRWIEDQSRGEFLPPMVDRTAFRPGENIGTADGVVVHRNELMELIQYRPATDRVYAVPLVFIQPWINKYYIFDLEEETSFVRYLTRNGFTVFITSWRNPGPEMRGVTLDDYMLRGALEAVRAARSICRVPAVHAAGYCIGGTVLAALMAWLAAGNRGGGEPVADWTLFSALTDFSEPGEMGFLVTHRSVSFVEGLMEQKGILDARLIDASFRLLRADSLIWRNFVNGYLYGCDPPKSNVLYWNSDSTNLPEAMASLYLRKFYLENRFAEPGGLVLGGRPLDLGRVGNPLYVVGALLDHISPWRGAFRTCRLTGGPVRYVLAGDGHITGIVNPPSEFGKKRYWAGEDGLDGEPDTWLAGREERPGSWWEDWTEWLARRSGPSGPPPPLGNRRHPAREKAPGTYVFG; encoded by the coding sequence ATGGACCCTTTCGGCATCACCGATGCATTCCAGAGCGTGGAAGGCTCCTGGCGGCGAAACTCGCGGGAGCTGAACGTCCGGATTCTGGATCTGATCGCCGATCTACAGCGGACTTCGATGGAGGAAGCCGTCCGGATCGCAGGCGTCTTCCCGCAAGGCCCGCCGGACGAAGGGAAACCCGGCGAATGCCTGCTGGAGACGGTCCGGCAGAACACCGAGACCGCTCGAAAGATCCATGGGCATTGCACCGCCTGGCTCCGGGACATGGTCGCTCGTGGACCCGGCCTCAGTGCCCGGGAGCGCGACCGTGCCGCCTTCTGGATCCGCCAGGTCATCCAGATCCTGTCGCCGGCCAATTTCTTCTGGACCAATCCGGCCGCCGTCCTCCGCTGCCTCAATTCCGAAGGCGGGAGCCTCCGCCGGGGAGTCCTCCGATGGATCGAGGATCAAAGCCGGGGCGAGTTCCTGCCTCCGATGGTGGACCGAACCGCATTCCGACCGGGGGAAAACATCGGAACCGCAGACGGCGTCGTGGTCCACCGGAACGAACTGATGGAACTGATCCAGTACCGCCCGGCGACGGACCGGGTTTACGCCGTTCCGCTGGTCTTCATCCAGCCTTGGATCAACAAGTACTACATCTTCGACCTGGAGGAGGAAACCAGCTTCGTCCGGTATCTCACCCGGAACGGCTTCACCGTCTTCATCACGAGTTGGAGGAATCCCGGCCCGGAGATGCGGGGCGTCACCCTCGACGACTACATGCTTCGGGGAGCCCTGGAGGCCGTCCGGGCAGCCCGGTCCATCTGCCGGGTCCCGGCGGTTCACGCTGCGGGGTACTGCATCGGCGGGACGGTCCTGGCGGCCCTGATGGCCTGGCTGGCCGCGGGAAACCGGGGCGGGGGAGAGCCCGTGGCGGACTGGACCCTATTTTCCGCCCTGACGGACTTTTCCGAGCCGGGAGAGATGGGCTTCCTCGTGACCCACCGCTCCGTGTCCTTCGTCGAGGGCCTGATGGAGCAGAAGGGCATTCTGGACGCACGTCTGATCGACGCTTCCTTCCGGCTCCTCCGGGCGGACAGCTTGATCTGGCGGAACTTCGTGAACGGGTATCTCTACGGCTGCGATCCGCCGAAGTCGAACGTCCTGTACTGGAACAGCGACTCGACGAATCTCCCCGAGGCCATGGCCTCCCTTTATCTTCGGAAATTTTACCTGGAGAACCGTTTCGCCGAGCCGGGCGGCCTCGTCCTGGGCGGCCGTCCTCTCGACCTGGGGCGGGTCGGGAACCCGCTCTACGTCGTGGGAGCCCTGCTTGATCATATCAGCCCCTGGCGGGGCGCCTTCCGGACGTGCCGCCTGACGGGCGGACCCGTCCGATATGTTCTGGCCGGGGACGGCCACATTACGGGAATCGTGAACCCGCCGTCGGAATTCGGGAAGAAACGCTACTGGGCAGGCGAGGACGGCCTGGACGGCGAACCGGACACCTGGCTTGCGGGGAGGGAGGAGCGGCCGGGTTCATGGTGGGAGGACTGGACGGAATGGCTCGCCCGGCGGAGCGGACCTTCCGGTCCGCCGCCGCCCCTGGGCAACCGCCGCCATCCCGCCCGGGAGAAGGCTCCCGGGACGTATGTTTTCGGGTGA
- a CDS encoding acyl carrier protein → MDEILRKIRAGVLETFPDAEGIEITLDTKLGDIPEWDSIAAVNLQTYLQETFPVRIPLDLMSDETTIGELTTFIGKRTAK, encoded by the coding sequence ATGGATGAAATACTCCGGAAGATCCGGGCGGGTGTCCTGGAAACCTTCCCCGATGCAGAGGGCATCGAAATCACCCTCGATACGAAACTGGGCGACATCCCCGAGTGGGATTCCATCGCTGCGGTGAATCTGCAGACGTACCTTCAGGAAACCTTTCCGGTCCGCATCCCCCTGGACCTCATGAGCGACGAGACGACCATCGGGGAGTTGACGACGTTCATCGGCAAGCGTACGGCGAAGTAA
- a CDS encoding ketoacyl-ACP synthase III, with product MKSAVIRATGSHVPERAVSNEELEQFSPEAREMIFQKTGVRSRRQAAPGECTSDLALKAAGTCLDRAGFPAEDLDGVVVATSSPDRMQPATATRVQHALGARKAFAFDINSVCSGSTFGIALADAFLRSGQARNLLLVGAEVYSKITNPKDFSSYPFFGDGAGAVLFTGENDSGRGVLRSCMQSDGGLSDVICVPAGGTMLPYERMTSPRQAYFRMKGVDVFGFAVEKGPEIIRRLLSEAGVTPGDVAGYLCHQANINIIRKIAAALGVPENRFFVNIHKYGNTAGASVLIALDEALAAGTVGPGDLVVTVSFGGGLSWGANLIRL from the coding sequence ATGAAGAGCGCCGTCATTCGCGCCACCGGCAGCCACGTGCCGGAGCGGGCCGTTTCCAACGAGGAACTGGAGCAGTTCTCCCCCGAGGCCCGGGAGATGATTTTCCAGAAAACGGGGGTGCGCTCGCGCAGGCAGGCCGCTCCCGGCGAATGCACCTCCGATCTGGCGCTCAAGGCGGCCGGGACCTGTCTGGACCGGGCCGGTTTCCCGGCGGAAGACCTTGACGGCGTCGTGGTGGCCACGTCGTCCCCGGACCGGATGCAGCCGGCCACGGCGACAAGGGTCCAGCACGCCCTTGGAGCCCGGAAGGCCTTCGCCTTCGACATCAACTCCGTCTGCTCCGGCAGCACCTTCGGCATCGCCCTGGCGGACGCCTTTCTCCGGTCCGGCCAGGCACGGAACCTTCTTCTCGTCGGCGCGGAGGTTTATTCGAAAATCACCAACCCCAAGGACTTTTCCTCATACCCTTTCTTCGGGGACGGCGCCGGAGCGGTCCTCTTCACGGGGGAAAACGATTCGGGCCGCGGTGTGCTCCGCTCCTGCATGCAGAGCGACGGCGGCCTCTCCGATGTGATCTGCGTTCCCGCCGGCGGGACGATGCTCCCCTACGAACGGATGACGTCTCCCCGGCAGGCCTATTTCCGGATGAAAGGGGTCGACGTCTTCGGCTTCGCCGTGGAGAAGGGGCCGGAGATCATCCGGCGGCTTCTGTCGGAGGCCGGCGTCACTCCCGGTGACGTGGCCGGATACCTGTGCCACCAGGCCAACATCAACATCATCCGCAAGATCGCCGCGGCGCTGGGGGTGCCGGAGAACCGGTTTTTCGTCAACATTCACAAGTACGGCAACACGGCGGGGGCCTCGGTCCTCATCGCCCTGGACGAGGCCCTGGCGGCGGGCACCGTCGGCCCCGGAGACCTGGTGGTGACGGTTTCGTTTGGAGGAGGGCTGTCGTGGGGGGCGAACCTGATCCGCCTGTGA
- a CDS encoding bile acid:sodium symporter — MLRTKDYVLLLVVYLSILAAVLYPRLGSAFQPYPQHFLMVLFFLSFLTVRLDEIGALLKRSPSAVALFTLFKLLLLPAGIYFLFLFLAPSYAPSALLLAAVSTGVTAPFISTVVGGNSALVMVLVVATSPLVPITLPLLVEIFLGQSVSLSFVAMLRMLATVIFIPIIAVEILRRWAPRTLPPLLKLNYPISLVLFAVINLGVFSQYADFFRREPALLIEATGVATLLCGLFAVPGCLLFRKGPVADRLAGAVAAGNINNVLVIVFASRFFGPLEPTVAAMYLIPYFAIIIPLRFYKTRARGPRAKVSR; from the coding sequence ATGCTGCGCACAAAGGATTACGTTCTCCTCCTGGTCGTCTACCTCTCCATCCTGGCGGCCGTCCTTTACCCCCGTCTCGGGTCGGCGTTTCAGCCCTATCCGCAGCATTTCCTGATGGTCCTCTTCTTCCTGAGCTTCCTCACGGTCCGGCTGGACGAAATCGGGGCTCTGCTCAAGCGGTCGCCCAGTGCGGTCGCGCTGTTCACGCTCTTCAAGCTCCTGCTCTTGCCCGCGGGAATCTACTTCCTCTTTCTCTTCCTCGCCCCATCTTACGCCCCCTCGGCGCTCCTCCTGGCGGCTGTCTCCACGGGGGTCACGGCCCCTTTCATTTCCACCGTGGTGGGAGGAAACAGCGCCCTGGTCATGGTCCTGGTCGTAGCGACCTCGCCCCTGGTCCCCATCACACTCCCGCTCCTGGTGGAGATTTTCCTGGGACAGTCCGTATCTCTGTCCTTCGTCGCCATGCTCCGCATGCTGGCAACGGTGATCTTCATCCCCATCATTGCCGTGGAGATTCTCAGGCGCTGGGCGCCGCGCACGCTGCCGCCGCTCCTGAAGCTCAACTACCCGATCTCGCTGGTGCTGTTCGCCGTGATCAACCTCGGGGTTTTCTCGCAATACGCGGACTTCTTCCGCCGGGAACCGGCGCTTCTGATCGAGGCGACGGGCGTGGCGACCCTGCTGTGCGGCCTCTTCGCCGTGCCGGGATGCCTTCTTTTCCGGAAGGGTCCCGTCGCAGACCGTCTCGCCGGCGCCGTTGCCGCCGGCAACATCAACAACGTCCTGGTCATCGTCTTCGCCTCCCGGTTCTTCGGGCCCCTGGAGCCCACCGTGGCGGCGATGTACCTGATTCCCTACTTCGCCATTATCATTCCGCTGCGGTTTTACAAAACCCGTGCCCGCGGGCCGCGCGCTAAGGTCTCCCGGTAA